From one Streptomyces sp. SCSIO 30461 genomic stretch:
- a CDS encoding GPP34 family phosphoprotein, with protein MGKSRRTIPEELLLLALDPATGTTAQPQSLDLGLAGAQLVELALAGRIAPDGDRIAVVMPRPTGDPTLDSALELLRRRGSPVRAVHWIGGPRLGLRQTYLSHLERCGMVHAVEGQMCGVLPTTRYQATDTTISREIRARLDSAIRTGVPPDPRTAALAALAHAVGLGKHLYPGNEGRSSRSRLRDLIRHDPMGGLVAHAVMDVQSGVAAQPRRGAAGGSRQPAATVPSRRGGMARAAVH; from the coding sequence ATGGGCAAGAGCCGCAGAACAATTCCGGAGGAGCTTCTGCTGCTCGCTCTGGACCCGGCCACGGGTACCACAGCGCAGCCGCAGTCGCTCGACCTAGGCCTGGCCGGAGCACAGCTAGTGGAGCTGGCCCTGGCAGGACGGATAGCCCCTGACGGGGATCGTATCGCCGTGGTGATGCCACGGCCGACAGGAGATCCGACATTGGACTCCGCACTGGAGCTGCTGCGCAGGCGTGGCAGTCCGGTCCGGGCCGTCCACTGGATCGGCGGACCCCGGTTGGGACTCCGCCAGACGTACCTCTCACATCTGGAGCGCTGCGGCATGGTGCATGCCGTGGAGGGTCAGATGTGCGGGGTACTGCCGACGACTCGCTACCAGGCGACGGACACGACCATCAGCCGGGAGATCAGGGCCCGGCTGGACAGCGCGATCCGGACCGGCGTACCACCGGACCCGCGCACCGCAGCGCTCGCCGCACTGGCGCACGCGGTCGGCCTCGGCAAGCACCTGTACCCGGGGAACGAGGGGCGTTCGTCGCGCTCCCGGCTCCGGGACCTGATCAGGCACGACCCCATGGGCGGACTGGTGGCGCACGCCGTCATGGACGTCCAGAGCGGTGTGGCCGCACAGCCACGCCGTGGCGCCGCCGGGGGCAGCCGTCAACCGGCCGCCACGGTGCCGTCCCGCCGGGGAGGCATGGCCCGAGCCGCCGTGCACTGA
- a CDS encoding DUF397 domain-containing protein codes for MAIRKGALHTWTKSSYSGGNGACIEVKSPAVEAIAVRDSKVPAGPSITFVPDSWDAFIHEVGKGSL; via the coding sequence ATGGCTATTCGCAAGGGCGCCCTGCACACCTGGACCAAGTCCTCCTACTCCGGAGGGAACGGCGCATGCATCGAGGTCAAGTCCCCTGCGGTGGAAGCGATCGCGGTGCGGGACTCCAAGGTCCCCGCCGGCCCGTCCATCACCTTCGTCCCGGACTCGTGGGACGCGTTCATCCACGAGGTGGGCAAGGGGTCGCTCTAA
- a CDS encoding helix-turn-helix transcriptional regulator: MASNINPTVRRRRLGQELRRLREQRGMTAEEVADRLLVSQSKISRLENGRRSISQRDVRDLCGVYEVEDQRMVDSLMQMAKDSRQQGWWHAFGDIPYSVYIGLETDAASLRVYEPQVVPGLLQSRQYAEALIRGALPESPVSDVEKRVQVRMRRQERITAPESPLRLWAVVDESALRRVVGNEQVMRDQLEYLVEQSHLPHVTVQVLPFSMGAHPGITGHYAVLEFPDAADSSVVYIEGVTSDLYLEKANDVHKYTMMYEHLRAQALNVEQSRDFISDAAKRYAR; the protein is encoded by the coding sequence GTGGCGTCCAATATCAACCCCACTGTCAGGCGGCGCCGCTTGGGCCAGGAGCTGCGCCGGCTCCGCGAGCAAAGGGGGATGACTGCGGAGGAGGTGGCGGACCGCCTGCTCGTCTCGCAGTCGAAGATCAGCCGCCTGGAGAACGGTCGGCGCTCCATCAGTCAACGCGACGTTCGCGACCTGTGCGGGGTGTACGAAGTCGAGGATCAGCGAATGGTCGATTCACTCATGCAGATGGCCAAGGACTCCCGCCAGCAGGGCTGGTGGCACGCCTTCGGCGACATCCCGTACAGCGTCTACATCGGCCTGGAGACCGACGCTGCCTCACTGCGCGTCTACGAGCCGCAGGTCGTACCAGGGCTGCTCCAGAGCCGGCAGTACGCGGAGGCCCTTATCCGCGGCGCACTGCCGGAGTCGCCGGTGAGTGACGTCGAGAAGCGGGTCCAGGTCAGGATGCGGCGGCAGGAGCGCATCACGGCGCCCGAGAGCCCGCTGCGACTGTGGGCCGTCGTGGACGAGTCGGCGCTGCGCCGGGTGGTGGGCAACGAACAGGTGATGCGGGACCAACTGGAGTACCTGGTGGAGCAGTCGCATCTGCCGCACGTCACGGTGCAGGTGCTGCCGTTCAGCATGGGCGCCCATCCGGGGATCACGGGACATTACGCCGTGCTGGAATTCCCGGACGCCGCTGATTCGAGCGTGGTCTACATCGAGGGTGTCACCAGCGACCTGTACCTCGAAAAGGCGAACGACGTACACAAGTACACGATGATGTACGAGCACTTGCGCGCGCAGGCGCTGAATGTCGAGCAGAGCCGGGACTTCATCTCGGACGCCGCCAAGAGGTACGCCAGATGA
- a CDS encoding SDR family oxidoreductase yields MLLQGKTVIVSGVGAGLGHQVAATVVRDGGNAVLGARTTANLAKSAAQIDPTGSRTARRPTDITDEGQCDALAALAVERFGRIDAVVHVAAWDSYFGGLEDADFSTWQQVIDVNLLGTLRMTRACLPALKERGGSVVIIGTQSAVAAPSQVRQAAYAASKGALTSAMYSLARELGPHRIRVNTVLPGWMWGPPVEAYVQFTAHTEGLPESEVLDRLNARMALPELATDGDVADAVAFLASDRARAITGQSLLVNAGELMR; encoded by the coding sequence ATGCTGCTTCAGGGGAAGACCGTCATCGTGTCCGGAGTCGGCGCCGGTCTCGGGCACCAGGTCGCCGCCACCGTCGTCAGGGACGGCGGCAATGCCGTGCTCGGCGCGCGCACCACCGCCAACCTCGCCAAATCAGCCGCGCAGATAGACCCCACGGGCAGCCGCACCGCACGCCGCCCCACCGACATCACCGATGAGGGACAGTGCGATGCGCTTGCGGCGCTGGCGGTCGAGCGCTTCGGGCGGATCGACGCGGTGGTCCATGTGGCAGCCTGGGACAGCTACTTCGGCGGACTGGAGGATGCCGACTTCTCGACCTGGCAACAGGTCATCGACGTCAACCTGCTGGGCACGCTGCGGATGACCCGGGCCTGTCTTCCCGCGCTCAAGGAGCGCGGCGGCTCCGTCGTCATCATCGGCACGCAGTCAGCCGTCGCCGCGCCCTCTCAGGTGCGGCAGGCGGCGTACGCGGCGTCCAAAGGTGCGCTCACCTCGGCGATGTACTCCCTGGCCCGCGAGTTGGGTCCGCACCGCATACGGGTCAACACCGTACTGCCGGGCTGGATGTGGGGACCGCCCGTGGAGGCGTATGTGCAGTTCACCGCGCACACCGAGGGCCTGCCGGAATCCGAGGTGCTCGACCGCCTGAACGCGCGTATGGCGCTGCCCGAGCTGGCCACGGACGGGGATGTCGCCGACGCTGTGGCGTTCCTGGCGTCCGACCGGGCGCGGGCGATCACGGGGCAGTCGCTGCTGGTGAACGCGGGCGAGCTGATGCGCTGA
- a CDS encoding ADP-ribosylglycohydrolase family protein, with the protein MTTAAAIWGRAEQQDFRARVRGCLLGSAIGDALGAGVAAQSADEIRAAYGVDGVGDFVPAYGRRGAVTAATQLTLFTVDGLIRAQVRKDAGAWHPPTDVHRAYLRWAATQRDWGPDERRKDNGWLACEEWLYTRRDPQPATLSGLADEILGTLDKPKNPTARDAGAVLRSAPFGLLVGWEPQLVCQLAVECATQTHGHPTAYLSAGAFAVIVHGLARGETVDACVQRALALLASRPGHQPVTDALKQALGAVRQGIPSPARIAALGDPEHAEDAIAVAVYCTLVSEDVRHGLGLAVNHDGPSHTTGALAGALLGVMHGETALPPGWLVELEGRATMLEIADDFAMEMTQGPALHGPTASSQGWLLRYPRV; encoded by the coding sequence GTGACCACAGCAGCCGCCATCTGGGGCCGGGCCGAGCAGCAGGATTTCCGGGCCCGGGTACGCGGCTGCCTGCTCGGGAGTGCCATCGGCGATGCGCTCGGCGCTGGTGTCGCGGCACAGTCCGCCGACGAGATACGCGCCGCGTACGGCGTCGACGGTGTGGGTGACTTCGTCCCCGCGTACGGACGCCGCGGTGCCGTCACCGCGGCCACCCAGCTCACCCTCTTCACCGTCGACGGTCTGATACGGGCCCAAGTGCGCAAGGACGCCGGCGCCTGGCATCCCCCCACCGACGTGCACCGGGCCTATCTGCGCTGGGCGGCCACCCAACGCGACTGGGGCCCCGACGAGCGCCGCAAGGACAACGGATGGCTCGCCTGCGAGGAGTGGCTCTATACCCGCCGCGATCCCCAGCCGGCCACCCTCAGCGGCCTCGCCGACGAGATACTCGGCACGCTCGACAAGCCCAAGAACCCCACCGCCCGCGACGCGGGCGCCGTGCTCCGGTCGGCGCCCTTCGGCCTGCTGGTGGGCTGGGAGCCGCAGCTCGTGTGCCAGCTGGCCGTGGAATGCGCCACACAGACCCATGGACATCCCACCGCGTATCTCTCGGCCGGTGCCTTCGCCGTGATCGTCCACGGGCTCGCACGCGGTGAGACCGTCGACGCCTGCGTCCAGCGCGCATTGGCGCTGCTCGCCTCCCGCCCCGGCCACCAACCCGTCACCGACGCGCTCAAGCAGGCGCTCGGCGCCGTACGCCAAGGCATCCCCAGCCCTGCCAGGATCGCAGCCCTCGGCGACCCCGAGCACGCCGAGGACGCCATCGCCGTGGCGGTCTACTGCACGCTCGTCAGCGAGGACGTGCGGCACGGCCTCGGCCTCGCCGTCAACCACGACGGTCCATCGCATACGACGGGTGCGCTCGCGGGTGCCCTCCTCGGTGTCATGCACGGTGAGACGGCGTTGCCCCCGGGCTGGCTCGTGGAGCTCGAAGGCCGGGCCACGATGCTCGAAATCGCTGATGACTTCGCGATGGAGATGACGCAGGGGCCTGCCCTGCACGGACCGACCGCGTCGTCCCAGGGCTGGTTGCTGCGCTATCCGCGCGTCTGA